One window of Branchiostoma lanceolatum isolate klBraLanc5 chromosome 6, klBraLanc5.hap2, whole genome shotgun sequence genomic DNA carries:
- the LOC136437138 gene encoding uncharacterized protein, with product MGARKVGPTPHGATTIRFYRSQEADVSFHLRHESGSLATHLRHESGSLAMSFNVSSLQDAAVVTSAQLRVFRRAQTSWTKTTSSSCRLYVFRTYPDDVKVRQPVSRRRFHSNSSGWEVFNMTQCFSRLQGQDRSLQLVVKVKCRRGGNGAALVGPWNDTHHPSLVLYIRESRDSNTSEPPASLPVTELPAFPYTKPAELPAPRGFPNISPAELPGPRGFPNISPAELPAPRGFPNISPAELPGPRGFPNTKPAELPAPRGFPYISPAELPAPRGFPYTKPAELPGPRGFPYTKPAELPAPRGFPYTKPAELPGPRGFPNISPAELPGPRGFPYTKPAELPAPRGFPYISPASRHIGPAATKHGSPAATRDDSPAVDTRQGSPAVETRHGSNTAMRHGSPVPETRHDTPAVETPHGSLAAMRHGSHAGTPHGSPGPETPHGSPGPETRHDTSSVETRHGSLAAMRHGSPVLETPQGSPADRRHGSPVPETPHGSPGPETRHDTSAVETRHGSLAAMRHGSPVLETPQGSPADRRHVSHAETPLGSPGIETRHDTAAVETRHGSLAAMRHGSHAQTPHGSPGIETPLGSAAVRQRRRAILGRTGCRPRHSVRPRHADNSYTRRPCKTCKRHGLYVDFEELGWDWIIAPVGYTAYYCKGRCPAIMGQHLRPTNHAVVQNILGTLDARVPPAKCVPAALRPISVLHYEDNGSIVYKEYPDMVAMSCACR from the exons ATGGGTGCCAGGAAAGTCGGACCGACTCCGCACGGCGCTACTACAATCCGCTTTTACCGCAGCCAAG AAGCAGACGTCTCCTTCCACCTACGGCACGAGAGCGGCAGCCTGGCGACGCACCTGCGGCACGAGAGCGGCAGCCTGGCGATGTCATTCAACGTCTCGAGCCTTCAAGACGCCGCCGTGGTGACGTCAGCCCAGCTGCGCGTCTTCAGACGGGCGCAGACGTCTTGGACGAAGACGACGTCTTCCTCGTGTCGCCTGTACGTCTTCCGTACGTATCCGGACGACGTTAAG GTGAGGCAGCCTGTCAGCAGGCGGCGCTTCCACTCCAACTCCTCCGGCTGGGAGGTGTTCAACATGACCCAGTGTTTCAGCCGGCTCCAAGGGCAGGACAGGAGCCTACAGCTGGTCGTCAAGGTCAAGTGCAGACGTGGCGGGAACGGAGCCGCGCTGGTCGGGCCGTGGAACGACACGCACCACCCGTCCCTGGTGCTCTACATCCGGGAGAGCCGAGACAGCAACACCAGCGAGCCGCCGGCGTCTCTGCCGGTCACAGAGCTGCCAGCTTTCCCCTACACCAAACCCGCAGAGCTGCCGGCACCGCGAGGGTTCCCCAACATCAGTCCCGCAGAGCTGCCGGGACCGCGAGGGTTCCCCAACATCAGTCCCGCAGAGCTGCCGGCACCGCGAGGGTTCCCCAACATCAGTCCCGCAGAGCTGCCGGGACCGCGAGGGTTCCCCAACACCAAACCCGCAGAGCTGCCGGCACCGCGAGGGTTCCCCTACATCAGTCCCGCAGAGCTGCCGGCACCGCGAGGGTTCCCCTACACCAAACCCGCAGAGCTGCCGGGACCGCGGGGGTTCCCCTACACCAAACCCGCAGAGCTGCCGGCACCACGAGGGTTCCCCTACACCAAACCCGCAGAGCTGCCGGGACCGCGGGGGTTCCCCAACATCAGTCCCGCAGAGCTGCCGGGACCGCGGGGGTTCCCCTACACCAAACCCGCAGAGCTGCCGGCACCACGGGGGTTCCCCTACATCAGTCCCGCTTCAAGACACATCGGTCCCGCAGCTACAAAACACGGCAGTCCTGCAGCGACACGAGACGACAGTCCAGCTGTGGACACACGACAAGGCAGTCCTGCCGTAGAGACGCGACACGGCAGTAACACAGCGATGCGACACGGCAGTCCCGTCCCAGAGACACGACACGATACTCCCGCCGTAGAGACACCACACGGCAGTCTCGCAGCAATGCGACACGGCAGTCATGCAGGGACACCACACGGCAGTCCCGGCCCAGAGACACCACACGGCAGTCCCGGCCCAGAGACACGACACGATACTTCCTCCGTAGAGACAAGACACGGCAGTCTCGCAGCGATGCGACACGGCAGTCCTGTCCTAGAGACACCACAAGGCAGTCCCGCAGACAGGCGACACGGCAGTCCCGTCCCAGAGACACCACACGGCAGTCCCGGCCCAGAGACACGACACGATACTTCCGCCGTAGAGACAAGACACGGCAGTCTCGCAGCGATGCGACACGGCAGTCCTGTCTTAGAGACACCACAAGGCAGTCCCGCAGACAGGCGACACGTCAGTCATGCAGAGACACCACTCGGCAGTCCCGGCATAGAGACACGACACGATACTGCCGCCGTAGAGACAAGACACGGCAGTCTCGCAGCGATGCGACATGGCAGTCATGCACAGACACCACACGGCAGTCCCGGCATAGAAACACCACTAGGCAGTGCAGCGGTACGACAGCGCCGCCGTGCGATTCTCGGCAGAACTGGCTGCCGCCCCCGACACTCCGTCCGCCCCCGGCACGCAGATAACAGCTATACCCGGCGCCCCTGCAAGACCTGCAAGCGCCACGGCCTCTACGTGGACTTCGAGGAGCTTGGCTGGGACTGGATCATCGCGCCTGTGGGCTACACGGCCTACTACTGCAAGGGGCGGTGCCCGGCCATCATGGGTCAGCACCTCCGCCCCACCAACCACGCCGTGGTGCAGAACATCCTCGGCACGCTGGACGCCCGGGTCCCGCCCGCCAAGTGCGTCCCCGCGGCGCTCCGCCCCATCAGCGTGCTGCACTACGAGGACAACGGCAGCATCGTCTACAAGGAGTACCCGGACATGGTGGCCATGTCCTGCGCATGTAGGTAG
- the LOC136437139 gene encoding nicotinamidase-like produces the protein GENPVPGGGENPVPGGGENPVPGGTDVIPVINALRRRYGAGLDLVVMSQDWHCPDHVSFASQHPGYSDYDVMELDYDSQGALCTGPSPYAVNCTDNIAHKLNQTLWPDHCVINTTGAQFHPQLTTDPTDLVVRKGYRCQVDSYSAFFDNGGFRQTELDSLLRQRQVRTLIITGLALDFCVFFTAVDARRLGYDTYVVRDASRGITEAGVARALADMAAAGVSVIRAEDVGAVLGVAGVSGRLVGGLQAMVLACLIAALTSYDQVR, from the exons GGGGAGAACCCGGTCCCGGGGGGAGGGGAGAACCCGGTCCCGGGGGGCGGGGAGAACCCGGTCCCGGGCGGGACGGACGTCATCCCCGTCATCAACGCGCTGCGGCGGCGGTACGGGGCCGGCCTGGACCTGGTGGTCATGTCACAGGACTGGCACTGTCCCGACCACGTGTCTTTCGCCTCGCAGCATCCAGG TTACTCGGACTATGACGTGATGGAGTTAGACTACGACTCGCAAGGGGCGCTGTGTACCGGGCCCTCCCCCTACGCCGTGAACTGCACGGACAACATCGCGCACAAGCTGAACCAGACCCTCTGGCCGGACCATTGCGTCATCAATACCACAG GCGCGCAGTTCCACCCCCAGCTGACCACGGACCCGACTGACCTGGTGGTGCGGAAAGGGTACCGCTGCCAAGTCGACTCCTACTCCGCCTTCTTCGACAACGGCGGGTTCCGGCAGACCGAGCTCGACTCGCTTCTCAGGCAGAGACAG GTCCGGACGCTGATCATCACGGGGCTGGCGTTGGACTTCTGCGTGTTCTTCACGGCGGTGGACGCGCGGCGCCTCGGGTACGACACGTACGTCGTGCGGGACGCCTCGAGGGGCATCACCGAGGCCGGGGTGGCGCGGGCCCTGGCCGACATGGCGGCGGCGGGCGTCTCCGTCATACGGGCCGAGGACGTGGGGGCGGTGCTGGGGGTGGCCGGGGTGTCGGGCCGGCTCGTCGGTGGTCTCCAGGCTATGGTTCTAGCCTGTCTTATTGCAGCACTAACTTCTTATGATCAGGTTCGTTAA
- the LOC136437137 gene encoding uncharacterized protein, which produces MGDYWLLVKFLVPLAFTSIAIDVGEQALNRGVAFSENVTASYGLAFTLTKFLSGPVHELKNVGLVLVHDQRDGRAAVLSTAALGCLTAGIHLLIGNYSLLIIGTAQVHDQRDGRAAVLSTAALGCLTAGIHLLIGNYSSLIIGTAQVHDQPDGRAAALSTAALGCLTAGIHLLIGNYSSLIIGTAQLHDQRDGRAAVLSTGALGCLTAGIHLLIGNYSSLIIGTAQVHDQRDGRAAVLSTAALGCLTAGIHLLIGNYSLLIIGTAQLHEQRDGRAAVLSTGALGCLTAGIHLLIGNYSSLIIGTAQLHDQRDGRAAVLSTAALGCLTAGIHLLIGNYSSLIIGTAQLHDQRDGRAAVLSTAALGCLTAGIHLLIGNYSSLIIGTAQLHDQRDGRAAVLSTAARALGCLTAGIHLLIALTPLGYLLIETAHQVDSVVGEGTRRAMLLLTGFPLLEGLVRARLGLKTAHQVDSVVGEGTRRAMLLLTAFPLLEGLGYLLIETAHQVDSVVGEGTRRAMLLLTGFPLLEGLSWMLAGVTLQHRHTVVVAAGSIADVCLQVGVTLGLMATRLQADDPLLFPVLVMMITHYTVLACLLYKLVGVTLGLMATRLQADDPLLFPVLVGVTLGLMATRLQADDPLLIPVLAGYAGVLARFGIVLGGFLCKVYPRMRQLQPLEAKESFTVLRALKFWWPLGMVAATQKVSRPVVNLLVSRDLGGQAAVDAVAVLTVSYPVGHLPYSWLNDLRLVGPAFRKKGGHIVPWSTLRKFAVLCALFVLVVACVLFFVPGITFWLMTSWIETSASIARMCREPLRIFAFFAISVSIRAHLTSWLMVYKQTWILSLSCVLRVIALVVSLIVLPKAGVRGGTMGTAALLTGFWAETVVVIIGFFFIRRKVRAQEKLKDSEEEEERSSGSEEKSGEQLLSPTERETSV; this is translated from the exons ATGGGAGACTACTGGCTGCTCGTGAAGTTCCTGGTGCCGCTCGCCTTCACCTCCATCGCTATAGACGTCGGGGAGCAG GCCTTGAACCGCGGCGTGGCGTTCTCCGAGAACGTGACGGCGTCCTACGGGCTAGCGTTCACGCTGACCAAGTTCCTGTCGGGCCCGGTGCACGAGCTGAAGAACGTCGGTCTGGTGCTGGTGCACGATCAGCGGGACGGGCGCGCGGCGGTCCTCTCCACGGCGGCCCTGGGCTGTCTCACCGCCGGGATTCACCTGCTTATCGGTAACTACAGCTTACTTATCATAGGTACAGCTCAGGTGCACGATCAGCGGGACGGGCGCGCGGCGGTCCTCTCCACGGCGGCCCTGGGCTGTCTCACCGCCGGGATTCACCTGCTTATCGGTAACTACAGCTCACTTATCATAGGTACAGCTCAGGTGCACGATCAGCCGGACGGGCGCGCGGCGGCCCTCTCCACGGCGGCCCTGGGCTGTCTCACCGCCGGGATTCACCTGCTCATCGGTAACTACAGCTCACTTATCATAGGTACAGCTCAGCTGCACGATCAGCGGGACGGGCGCGCGGCGGTCCTCTCCACGGGGGCCCTGGGCTGTCTCACCGCCGGGATTCACCTGCTTATCGGTAACTACAGCTCACTTATCATAGGTACAGCTCAGGTGCACGATCAGCGGGACGGGCGCGCGGCGGTCCTCTCCACGGCGGCCCTGGGCTGTCTCACCGCCGGGATTCACCTGCTTATCGGTAACTACAGCTTACTTATCATAGGTACAGCTCAGCTGCACGAGCAGCGGGACGGGCGCGCGGCAGTCCTCTCCACGGGGGCCCTGGGCTGTCTCACCGCCGGGATTCACCTGCTCATCGGTAACTACAGCTCACTTATCATAGGTACAGCTCAGCTGCACGATCAGCGGGACGGGCGCGCGGCGGTCCTGTCCACGGCGGCCCTGGGCTGTCTCACCGCCGGGATTCACCTGCTTATCGGTAACTACAGCTCACTTATCATAGGTACAGCTCAGCTGCACGATCAGCGGGACGGGCGCGCGGCGGTCCTGTCCACGGCGGCCCTGGGCTGTCTCACCGCCGGGATTCACCTGCTTATCGGTAACTACAGCTCACTTATCATAGGTACAGCTCAGCTGCACGATCAGCGGGACGGGCGCGCGGCGGTCCTGTCCACGGCGGCCCGGGCCCTGGGCTGTCTCACCGCCGGGATTCACCTGCTCATCG CCCTGACTCCGCTGGGCTACCTGCTGATAGAGACGGCTCACCAGGTGGACTCTGTGGTGGGGGAGGGCACGCGCCGCGCCATGCTGCTGCTAACGGGCTTCCCGCTACTGGAGGGACTGGTAAGGGCTAGGTTAGGGCTAA AGACGGCTCACCAGGTGGACTCAGTGGTGGGGGAGGGCACGCGCCGCGCCATGCTGCTCCTAACGGCCTTCCCGCTACTGGAGGGACTG GGCTACCTGCTGATAGAGACGGCTCACCAGGTGGACTCTGTGGTGGGGGAGGGCACGCGCCGCGCCATGCTGCTCCTAACGGGCTTCCCGCTACTGGAGGGACTG TCCTGGATGCTGGCGGGCGTGACCCTGCAGCACAGGCACACCGTGGTGGTGGCGGCTGGCTCCATCGCGGACGTCTGTTTACAG GTTGGCGTGACCCTGGGCCTGATGGCGACCCGGCTGCAGGCGGACGACCCCCTGCTGTTCCCGGTCCTGGTCATGATGATAACACATTATACTGTACTGGCGTGTCTGTTGTACAAGTTG GTTGGCGTGACCCTGGGCCTGATGGCGACCCGGCTGCAGGCGGACGACCCCCTGCTGTTCCCGGTCCTG GTTGGCGTGACCCTGGGCCTGATGGCGACCCGGCTGCAGGCGGACGACCCCCTGCTGATCCCTGTCCTGGCGGGGTACGCGGGCGTGCTGGCGCGGTTCGGGATCGTGCTGGGCGGGTTCCTGTGCAAGGTGTACCCGAGGATGCGGCAGCTGCAGCCCCTGGAGGCGAAGGAGAGCTTCACCGTGCTGCGCGCGCTCAAGTTCTGGTGGCCGCTCGGCATGGTGGCCGCCACGCAGAAGGTCAGCCGGCCCGTCGTCAACCTGCTGGTCTCGCGAGATCTGGGCGGACAGGCTGCTGTGGac GCCGTAGCTGTTCTGACAGTTTCGTACCCGGTGGGCCACCTGCCGTACTCCTGGCTGAACGACCTCCGGCTGGTCGGACCGGCCTTCAGGAAG aaaGGAGGACACATCGTGCCATGGTCAACACTAAGAAAGTTCGCTGTCCTGTGTGCCTTATTCGTTCTAGTG GTGGCGTGTGTTCTGTTCTTCGTCCCCGGCATCACTTTCTggctgatgacgtcatggatCGAGACGAGCGCCAGCATAGCCCGGATGTGCCGCGAACCGCTGCGGATCTTCGCCTTCTTCGCCATCTCGG TGTCCATCCGCGCGCACCTGACCAGTTGGCTGATGGTGTACAAGCAGACGTGGATCCTGTCTCTCAGCTGCGTGCTCCGAGTGATCGCGCTGGTCGTGTCACTCATAGTTCTCCCCAAAGCCGG TGTGCGCGGTGGGACGATGGGTACGGCGGCGTTACTCACCGGGTTCTGGGCGGAAACTGTGGTTGTCATCATCGGATTCTTCTTCATCAGGAGAAAAGTC AGAGCCCAGGAGAAGCTGAAAGACAgcgaggaagaggaggagaggTCGTCAGGCTCGGAAGAGAAGAGTGGGGAACAGCTGCTGAGTCCTACAGAGCGGGAAACTTCAGTATGA